From the genome of Methylocystis bryophila, one region includes:
- the trpS gene encoding tryptophan--tRNA ligase produces the protein MSSFKERVFSGVQSTGNLHLGNYLGAIVKFVELQKSYDCLYCVVDLHAITQPQDPLTLSANTREIAAAFIACGIDPAKNVIFNQSLVPEHAELAWVLNCIARIGWLNRMTQFKDKAGKDRENASVGLYDYPVLMAADILLYRATHVPVGEDQKQHLELARDIAQKFNNDFAESITRNGYGDGVFFPLPEPLISGPATRVMSLRDGAKKMSKSDASDYSRINLSDDADSIAQKVRKAKTDPEPLPSEEAGLAGRPEAANLIGIYAALSGRGKVDVLSEFGGANFSAFKNALVDLAVAKLSPITAEMRRITNDPAYIDGVLRDGARRAREIAQPNMDAVKDIVGFLR, from the coding sequence ATGTCCAGTTTCAAAGAGCGCGTCTTTTCCGGCGTGCAGTCCACCGGCAATCTGCATCTTGGCAACTATCTCGGCGCGATCGTCAAATTCGTCGAGCTGCAGAAGAGCTATGACTGTCTCTATTGCGTCGTCGATCTGCACGCGATCACGCAGCCGCAAGACCCGCTGACGCTCAGCGCCAATACGCGCGAGATCGCGGCGGCCTTCATCGCCTGCGGCATCGACCCCGCGAAGAACGTCATCTTCAACCAGAGCCTCGTGCCCGAGCACGCCGAGCTCGCCTGGGTCTTGAACTGCATTGCGCGCATCGGCTGGCTCAACCGCATGACGCAGTTCAAGGACAAGGCCGGCAAGGATCGCGAGAACGCCTCGGTCGGGCTCTATGATTATCCGGTGCTGATGGCGGCGGACATTCTGCTCTATCGCGCGACGCATGTGCCGGTCGGCGAGGACCAGAAGCAGCATCTCGAGCTCGCGCGCGACATCGCGCAGAAGTTCAACAACGACTTTGCTGAGTCGATCACGCGCAACGGCTATGGCGACGGCGTCTTCTTCCCCTTGCCCGAGCCGCTGATCTCGGGTCCCGCGACGCGCGTCATGAGCCTGCGCGACGGCGCGAAGAAAATGTCGAAATCGGACGCCTCCGACTATTCCCGCATCAACCTTTCCGACGACGCAGACTCCATCGCGCAGAAGGTCCGCAAGGCCAAGACCGATCCCGAGCCTCTGCCGAGCGAGGAAGCGGGCTTGGCGGGGCGGCCCGAGGCGGCCAATCTCATCGGCATCTACGCGGCGCTCTCGGGACGTGGCAAAGTCGACGTGCTCTCGGAGTTCGGCGGCGCGAATTTCTCGGCGTTCAAGAACGCTCTCGTCGATCTCGCGGTGGCGAAGCTTTCGCCCATCACCGCCGAGATGCGCCGGATCACCAATGATCCGGCCTATATCGACGGCGTGCTGCGCGACGGCGCACGCCGCGCGCGCGAGATTGCGCAGCCCAACATGGACGCGGTGAAGGATATCGTGGGGTTTTTGCGGTAA
- a CDS encoding GMC family oxidoreductase has translation MTEIETFDYIVVGGGAAGCVVAARLAEAGRQVLLLEAGDDPVDEESAFTPADPLARSAPDDYRTPAFHPFAAENPSFRWNFWVRHYASAEQQRQDKKYYDVYEGERVDGVLYPRASGLGGCAGHNAMIVVRPSNADWNHIANITGDASWKASNMQKYFRRIEDCRYGNPLWRWLARLTGWNPTGHGFDGWLTTQRATPLRILRDWRLKQALKDAVLAAAALLPKAAERWGWFLLGEADPNDERLINDRAWGLVLPPLSTARHVRRGPREFLLDMRERRPDCLTIRVNALATRVEIDPRSKRAVGVRYVEGSHLYQAAAQPRGVGGKEKQVNARCEVILSGGAFNSPQLLMLSGVGEAKHLKQKGVKPLHDLPGVGLNLQDRYEIAVVSEMKKPWEMLHDVSYEVGDAPYRLWKRFGFGPYASNGALISLVFPSRKAADQADLFCFGLLADFHGYFPKYSEEIKKLNFLTWIILKAYTRNNAGVLRLRSKDPLERPDIDFRYFESAGGEDDLDAIVEGIRLVRNVSDSLQHLVKEETIPGRGLYTSEQLRQFVRDNAWGHHACGTCAMKPLAEAGVVDSSFRVHGLENLRVVDASIFPRIPGYFIVSSVFMIAEKAADVILAAADGRGGAQAPVDMAARELA, from the coding sequence ATGACCGAAATCGAGACATTCGATTACATCGTGGTCGGGGGCGGCGCGGCAGGCTGCGTGGTCGCGGCGCGCCTCGCCGAAGCGGGGCGACAGGTGCTGCTGCTCGAGGCCGGCGACGACCCGGTCGATGAGGAGTCTGCGTTCACGCCCGCGGACCCGCTGGCGCGCTCGGCGCCCGATGATTACCGCACGCCGGCCTTCCACCCCTTCGCCGCCGAAAATCCGTCCTTCCGGTGGAATTTTTGGGTTCGCCATTATGCGAGCGCCGAGCAGCAGCGTCAGGACAAGAAATATTACGACGTCTATGAAGGCGAACGCGTGGACGGCGTGCTCTATCCGCGCGCCAGCGGACTCGGGGGCTGCGCCGGCCATAATGCGATGATCGTCGTGCGTCCGTCGAACGCCGACTGGAATCATATCGCCAACATTACAGGGGACGCTTCCTGGAAAGCGTCCAACATGCAGAAGTATTTCCGCCGTATCGAGGATTGTCGATACGGCAATCCGCTCTGGCGCTGGCTCGCGCGCCTGACCGGGTGGAACCCGACAGGTCACGGCTTCGACGGATGGCTGACGACGCAGCGGGCGACGCCGCTGCGCATTCTCCGTGACTGGCGGCTGAAGCAAGCGCTCAAAGATGCTGTTCTCGCGGCGGCGGCGCTGCTGCCCAAAGCGGCCGAACGATGGGGATGGTTCCTGTTGGGCGAGGCGGATCCCAACGACGAGCGGCTGATCAACGATCGCGCCTGGGGCCTCGTCTTGCCGCCGCTCTCGACGGCCCGGCACGTTCGGCGCGGCCCGCGCGAGTTTCTTCTCGATATGCGCGAACGTCGCCCCGACTGTCTCACCATTCGCGTCAACGCGCTCGCGACGCGCGTCGAAATCGATCCGAGGTCCAAACGCGCGGTTGGCGTGCGTTACGTCGAGGGTTCGCATCTTTATCAGGCCGCAGCACAACCCCGCGGCGTCGGAGGAAAAGAGAAGCAGGTCAATGCGCGCTGCGAGGTGATCCTGTCCGGCGGCGCGTTCAACTCCCCCCAGTTGCTGATGCTGTCAGGCGTCGGCGAGGCGAAGCATCTCAAGCAGAAGGGCGTGAAGCCCCTCCACGATCTTCCGGGCGTGGGCCTCAATTTGCAGGATCGCTACGAGATCGCCGTGGTTTCAGAAATGAAGAAGCCGTGGGAGATGCTGCACGACGTCAGCTATGAAGTCGGCGACGCGCCCTATCGCCTTTGGAAGCGCTTCGGCTTTGGACCTTACGCCTCGAACGGCGCGCTCATCTCGCTCGTCTTTCCCTCGCGCAAGGCGGCCGATCAAGCCGACCTCTTCTGTTTCGGGCTGCTCGCCGATTTCCACGGCTATTTCCCGAAATACTCGGAGGAGATCAAGAAACTGAATTTCCTCACCTGGATCATTCTGAAAGCCTACACGCGAAACAACGCCGGCGTTTTGCGCTTGCGATCGAAGGATCCGCTGGAGCGGCCGGACATCGATTTCCGATATTTTGAGAGCGCCGGCGGCGAGGACGATCTCGACGCAATCGTCGAGGGCATTCGCCTCGTCAGAAATGTGTCGGACTCCCTGCAGCATCTCGTCAAGGAGGAGACGATACCGGGTCGTGGCCTCTACACCAGCGAGCAACTGCGTCAGTTCGTCCGTGACAACGCATGGGGACACCACGCCTGCGGCACCTGCGCCATGAAGCCCTTGGCCGAGGCGGGCGTCGTGGATAGCAGCTTCCGCGTGCATGGACTGGAAAATCTGCGCGTCGTCGACGCTTCGATCTTTCCGCGCATACCCGGATATTTCATCGTCAGCTCGGTTTTCATGATCGCCGAAAAGGCCGCGGACGTCATCCTCGCAGCCGCGGACGGCCGAGGCGGCGCGCAGGCGCCAGTCGACATGGCGGCGCGAGAGCTGGCGTGA
- a CDS encoding di-heme-cytochrome C peroxidase — MRCTRGLRALSVAAAALALFASAPLSRAAEKIDQGPNWTTVAQRDFYARDQGSRLIPWAWISALKQADGKPFMAESLDRYGYLPNPESSPPGLPVGWVVISQDGADMLGITCAACHTRQIEVHGKSYRIDGGPAIADLGSFWRDLDKAVGKLLSDDATFEEFASAVLGGGKIPEKEKALREQVQAWQKREHAIADRGLPKDRLWGPGRIDAVGMILNRLTGLDIGPEPSFLIEDNLQTADAPVRPPFLWNAALQDKTQWPGFSDNGDWLLGLARNLGEVYGVFGIVHPQKDPSHLLGFDLNKDSTAQYEGLLALERDIQLIGPPKWPRDWPLDPALASAGEAIFNRPTASGGCVECHGIRPGAKRMFNSDTWATPVQDVGTDSREYRGLARPAKTGALEGAWIPDTASPYHTPPLKPVDAAVHVLSVAGKGAVWQHFVPIFVTPQKRDEIDRLLSQPDGPPPRIAEAQRMTEALKGAFPAEGTAERASAPAPEFKYESRVLQGIWAAAPYLHNASVPTLTELLKPAAERVKAFKVGPRYDIDNVGLAEDQTKFDFTLQTTDCSERDSGDSRCGHPFGTTLSADEKKALLEYLKTL, encoded by the coding sequence ATGCGCTGCACACGTGGATTGCGAGCGTTGAGCGTCGCGGCGGCGGCGCTTGCCCTTTTTGCGAGCGCCCCGCTGAGCCGCGCGGCGGAAAAGATTGACCAAGGTCCGAATTGGACCACGGTCGCGCAAAGGGATTTTTATGCGCGAGATCAAGGCTCCCGCCTGATCCCTTGGGCCTGGATCAGCGCCTTGAAGCAGGCGGACGGCAAGCCTTTCATGGCTGAAAGCCTCGATCGCTACGGCTATCTGCCAAATCCGGAAAGCTCGCCTCCCGGCCTCCCCGTCGGCTGGGTCGTCATCTCGCAGGATGGGGCTGACATGCTCGGCATCACCTGCGCGGCCTGTCACACACGGCAGATCGAGGTTCACGGCAAGTCCTATCGCATCGACGGCGGCCCGGCGATTGCCGATCTCGGCTCGTTTTGGCGCGATCTCGACAAGGCTGTCGGCAAGCTTCTGTCGGATGACGCGACCTTCGAGGAGTTCGCCAGCGCCGTGCTCGGCGGGGGCAAGATTCCAGAGAAAGAAAAGGCGCTGCGCGAACAGGTGCAGGCCTGGCAAAAGCGCGAGCACGCCATTGCCGATCGCGGCTTGCCCAAGGACAGGCTATGGGGACCTGGACGTATCGACGCTGTGGGAATGATCCTGAATCGGCTCACGGGTCTCGACATCGGCCCGGAGCCGAGCTTCCTGATTGAGGACAACCTCCAGACCGCCGATGCGCCCGTGCGGCCCCCCTTCCTCTGGAACGCCGCCCTGCAAGACAAGACGCAATGGCCTGGCTTCTCGGACAATGGCGATTGGTTGCTGGGGCTCGCCCGCAATCTCGGCGAGGTCTACGGCGTGTTCGGGATCGTGCATCCCCAGAAAGATCCTTCGCATCTGCTGGGTTTTGACCTCAATAAGGATTCGACCGCGCAATACGAAGGACTGCTCGCGCTCGAACGAGACATTCAGCTCATCGGTCCGCCGAAATGGCCTCGCGACTGGCCACTCGACCCTGCGCTCGCGAGCGCGGGCGAGGCGATCTTCAACCGACCGACCGCGAGTGGCGGCTGTGTCGAGTGTCACGGGATACGTCCTGGCGCGAAGCGCATGTTCAATTCAGACACTTGGGCGACGCCCGTGCAGGACGTCGGTACGGACTCACGCGAGTACAGAGGCTTGGCCCGCCCCGCGAAAACAGGCGCGCTCGAGGGCGCATGGATCCCCGACACGGCCTCGCCCTACCACACGCCACCGCTCAAGCCGGTGGACGCCGCCGTCCACGTGCTCAGCGTAGCCGGCAAAGGCGCGGTTTGGCAGCATTTCGTCCCGATCTTCGTGACGCCGCAAAAGCGCGATGAGATTGATAGATTGTTGAGCCAACCAGATGGGCCGCCGCCACGGATCGCCGAGGCGCAGAGAATGACCGAGGCGTTGAAAGGCGCGTTCCCTGCAGAAGGGACAGCCGAGAGGGCGAGCGCCCCGGCGCCGGAATTCAAATATGAGTCGCGCGTGCTGCAGGGCATTTGGGCGGCGGCCCCCTATCTGCACAACGCCTCCGTGCCGACGCTCACCGAGCTTCTGAAGCCCGCCGCGGAGCGTGTGAAGGCGTTCAAGGTCGGTCCCCGTTACGACATCGACAACGTCGGGCTGGCAGAGGATCAGACGAAGTTCGACTTTACGCTGCAGACGACCGACTGCTCCGAGCGCGACTCGGGCGACAGCCGCTGCGGACATCCGTTCGGGACGACGCTTTCTGCGGACGAGAAGAAGGCGCTGCTCGAGTATTTGAAAACGCTTTGA
- a CDS encoding type II toxin-antitoxin system VapB family antitoxin, which translates to MIILSRDIQALLEAKADQTGRTPEEILREALSHAGDRVAWRRAATPVPANLTKNELIAWMEEIAVRSAARPVADPRSIDEIIGYDDFGLPR; encoded by the coding sequence ATGATAATTCTGTCCCGGGACATACAGGCTCTGCTCGAGGCGAAGGCTGACCAGACAGGTCGAACGCCCGAGGAGATTTTACGCGAAGCTCTTTCCCATGCGGGCGACAGGGTGGCGTGGCGTCGCGCCGCGACCCCGGTTCCTGCCAATCTGACCAAAAACGAGCTGATTGCCTGGATGGAAGAAATCGCCGTGCGTAGCGCGGCGCGGCCCGTCGCCGACCCGAGGTCTATCGACGAGATCATCGGTTATGATGATTTCGGCTTGCCGCGATGA
- a CDS encoding cytochrome P450 — translation MENYLDALGKLKPEERWPQARRWIMAEELGFYEELREHEPLLRFPELTLASRFVDCDEILRRHDLFSVALYQPKQGDYFMAQDDTAQHWREKSIMRCVLDFEEVPRIRAFVADKAKSLLASGKGDFDAVKGLTRATPIALVQEWFGYVDSDADDLCAWSYWSQMDSFWNQPFDANPNSAQIIANSQAGAVALGKYMTSLVQKRSAELAAGVKLEDPVSRLILLARSGGLNNFPPERLIRNIGGLLIGAVETTSHAVCNVIEFFLGRPELLERARAAAGASDPTAFDGYAFEALRFRPAFPYFFRTVTAPTVLGRGLEYEQQFETGETVFALTHSAMFDESAFVNPEDFDPKRGITNSFHFGLGLHECLGRAVASVMIPEIVRQALLLPGLTVDPIDTQGGPVPESWRWRWPA, via the coding sequence ATGGAAAATTACCTCGACGCCCTTGGCAAGCTGAAACCCGAAGAACGTTGGCCACAAGCGCGGCGATGGATCATGGCGGAGGAGCTCGGCTTTTACGAGGAGCTGCGCGAACACGAGCCGCTGTTGCGCTTTCCCGAGCTCACGCTCGCGTCTCGCTTCGTCGACTGCGATGAAATTCTGCGGCGTCATGATCTCTTCAGCGTTGCGCTCTATCAGCCCAAGCAAGGCGATTACTTCATGGCGCAGGACGACACCGCGCAACACTGGCGCGAAAAATCGATCATGCGCTGTGTGCTCGACTTCGAGGAAGTTCCGAGAATCCGCGCTTTCGTCGCCGACAAGGCGAAGAGCCTGCTGGCCTCGGGCAAAGGCGACTTCGACGCCGTGAAGGGGCTGACGCGCGCTACGCCGATCGCGCTCGTGCAAGAGTGGTTCGGCTACGTGGACAGCGATGCCGACGATCTCTGCGCATGGTCCTACTGGAGTCAGATGGACTCCTTCTGGAACCAACCCTTCGACGCAAATCCCAATTCGGCGCAAATTATAGCCAACAGCCAGGCCGGCGCCGTTGCGCTCGGAAAATATATGACCAGCCTCGTCCAAAAGCGCAGCGCCGAGCTTGCTGCCGGCGTGAAGCTGGAGGATCCCGTCTCGCGCCTCATCCTGCTCGCCCGTTCCGGAGGGCTCAACAATTTCCCGCCCGAGCGGCTGATCCGCAACATCGGCGGCCTATTGATCGGCGCGGTCGAAACGACGTCGCATGCGGTGTGCAATGTGATCGAGTTTTTCCTCGGCAGACCGGAGCTGCTGGAGCGCGCGCGCGCGGCCGCGGGCGCCTCGGATCCGACAGCCTTCGACGGTTACGCTTTTGAAGCCCTGCGTTTCCGGCCGGCCTTCCCCTACTTCTTCCGCACTGTCACGGCGCCCACGGTGCTCGGACGAGGCTTGGAATATGAGCAACAGTTCGAGACGGGGGAAACGGTGTTCGCGCTGACGCATTCGGCGATGTTCGACGAAAGCGCCTTCGTCAATCCCGAGGATTTCGATCCGAAACGCGGCATAACTAACAGCTTCCACTTCGGCCTCGGTCTGCATGAATGCCTCGGCCGCGCGGTCGCCTCGGTCATGATTCCCGAGATCGTGCGTCAAGCGCTATTGCTTCCCGGATTGACGGTCGATCCGATCGACACGCAAGGCGGTCCGGTGCCGGAGTCCTGGCGCTGGCGGTGGCCCGCCTGA
- a CDS encoding c-type cytochrome translates to MDYDPPTPVESRLAKKRLVRWLVIAALALLGVYYLVFVNQYVIAYENDVDHFKHGSIGSEVANGVPTLVLRALPVMYKNELGPGGYRKFGLLYETPNAELPIGFSRRVVQGVERAWLNCAVCHVGTYRLAAADPPKYLYGAPANNLRLQEFSKFLLGVGADPGFTADSLIAAINSPEVGGRLNFVEEAIYRHIVYPRVRDALQELGKKLSFLNRQNDWGPGRVDTFNPYKAIQFGQSLDERHITNEELNGSSDYPSIWRQRPREGLFLHWDGNNSSVDERNLSAALGAGVTPVTVDRKSIARVKQWTWDLTPPEFPDRSAINLAAVERGQVLYAEYCASCHGMRDKGSQQYSYDRHRFPALGEVTRLDDIATDRGRWASYTTDFSGSQNLLYAGYPWRFSHFRKTGGYANQPLDGIWARSPYLHNGSVPTLRDLLEPAKNRPTVWYRGSDLFDVKKVGYRSDAEAGAELFRYDTSLSGNSNAGHEGAYYGTELLPSDKDALVEYMKTL, encoded by the coding sequence ATGGATTACGATCCACCAACACCGGTCGAAAGCCGGCTGGCGAAGAAGCGTCTGGTTCGCTGGCTCGTCATCGCCGCACTGGCGCTGCTCGGCGTCTACTACCTCGTTTTCGTCAACCAATATGTGATCGCGTATGAGAACGACGTCGATCACTTCAAGCACGGCTCGATCGGCAGCGAGGTCGCCAATGGCGTGCCGACACTGGTGCTTCGGGCCTTGCCAGTCATGTACAAGAATGAGCTTGGACCCGGCGGCTACAGAAAGTTCGGACTGCTCTACGAGACGCCGAATGCGGAGCTGCCGATCGGCTTCTCGCGGCGGGTCGTGCAGGGCGTAGAGCGCGCGTGGCTGAATTGCGCGGTCTGTCACGTCGGCACCTACCGATTGGCGGCGGCGGACCCTCCAAAATATCTCTATGGCGCTCCCGCCAACAATTTGCGCTTGCAGGAATTCAGCAAATTTCTTTTAGGCGTCGGCGCTGATCCCGGCTTTACCGCCGACTCGCTGATTGCCGCCATCAATAGCCCGGAGGTCGGCGGGCGTTTGAATTTTGTCGAAGAAGCCATTTATCGTCACATTGTCTATCCGCGCGTGCGCGATGCGCTGCAAGAGCTGGGAAAGAAGCTCAGCTTCCTCAACCGGCAGAACGATTGGGGGCCGGGCCGCGTCGACACCTTCAATCCATACAAAGCCATTCAATTCGGCCAGAGCCTGGACGAGCGCCACATCACGAATGAGGAGCTCAACGGGTCGTCCGACTACCCCTCCATTTGGCGCCAACGCCCGCGCGAGGGTTTGTTTCTGCATTGGGACGGCAACAACAGCTCCGTCGACGAACGCAATCTGAGCGCGGCGCTCGGCGCCGGAGTCACGCCTGTGACCGTGGATCGCAAATCCATCGCGCGCGTCAAGCAATGGACATGGGATCTCACGCCGCCGGAATTTCCGGACCGCTCGGCGATCAATCTCGCCGCCGTGGAGCGTGGGCAGGTCCTTTATGCGGAATACTGCGCCTCCTGCCACGGGATGCGTGACAAGGGATCGCAGCAGTACAGCTACGACCGTCATCGCTTTCCTGCGCTGGGCGAGGTGACGAGGCTCGACGACATCGCGACCGATCGCGGCCGCTGGGCCTCCTACACGACGGATTTTTCCGGATCGCAGAACCTGCTCTACGCGGGATACCCTTGGCGGTTCTCTCATTTCCGCAAGACGGGCGGATACGCCAATCAGCCGCTGGACGGCATTTGGGCCCGCTCCCCCTATCTGCACAACGGCTCGGTGCCGACCTTGCGCGACCTTCTCGAGCCCGCAAAGAACCGGCCGACCGTCTGGTATCGCGGCTCGGACCTCTTCGACGTGAAGAAGGTCGGCTATCGCAGCGACGCCGAAGCCGGCGCCGAGCTCTTTCGTTATGACACGTCCCTTTCCGGCAATTCGAACGCGGGGCACGAGGGGGCCTACTATGGCACCGAACTCTTGCCCTCAGATAAAGACGCGCTCGTGGAGTATATGAAAACGCTATGA
- a CDS encoding NADH:flavin oxidoreductase, giving the protein MSLPANEQFLHEDNAALIFSPLRFRKLQVKNRLLRSSISGTFDDYNGQGTNARLNWEEKFAKGGIGAIISSYVPVAVRGRILTRYAMIDDDDKIPFWREVGKRIHAYDCRFIMQLSHSGRQQDTGGVENLYKKALSSTSHQDYFHGIQAQAMTTAEIGDVVEHFAQGARRAREAGLDGVELHGANGYLITQFLSSGINDRNDEYGGTVDRRARFVLEIVRAIRREVGQDFHLQMKINGVDHNNWLYPWEKKGNQLEDTLQICKLLLDDGKGVDAFHISSGSTFPHPRNPPGDLPMRTLARWYEVMLSKGARAPFNYAVFNNPLGAKLFHWLWLFRRGPVVEGINAAYAQYLRREIVAIDPSVKVLVTGGFQHASRIAEVIRNESCDAVTMARPLIANNNLPEILKTADGPSPQKACTYCNKCLINDLENPLGCYEVSRFDGDTFDEKWDNLIKEVMSVFAPPTYTK; this is encoded by the coding sequence ATGAGTTTGCCAGCCAATGAGCAATTTCTGCACGAGGACAATGCCGCGCTGATTTTCAGCCCGTTGCGGTTCAGAAAATTGCAGGTCAAGAACCGACTTCTGCGCTCGAGCATATCGGGGACGTTCGACGATTATAACGGCCAGGGCACAAACGCCCGATTGAACTGGGAAGAAAAATTCGCGAAAGGCGGCATTGGCGCGATCATTTCATCCTATGTGCCGGTGGCGGTGCGCGGCCGCATCCTGACGCGCTACGCGATGATCGACGACGACGACAAGATCCCCTTCTGGCGCGAGGTCGGCAAGCGCATTCACGCCTACGACTGCCGCTTCATTATGCAGCTTTCCCACTCCGGACGTCAGCAGGATACGGGCGGCGTCGAGAATCTGTACAAGAAGGCGCTGAGCTCGACCAGCCATCAGGACTATTTCCACGGCATCCAGGCTCAGGCGATGACGACCGCCGAGATCGGCGATGTGGTCGAGCATTTCGCGCAGGGCGCGCGGCGCGCGCGGGAAGCCGGGCTCGACGGCGTGGAGCTGCATGGCGCGAACGGCTATCTCATCACGCAATTCTTGAGCTCGGGCATCAATGATCGCAATGACGAATATGGCGGAACGGTAGACCGGCGGGCGCGCTTCGTTCTGGAGATCGTCCGCGCCATCCGACGCGAGGTCGGGCAGGATTTTCATCTGCAGATGAAGATCAACGGCGTCGATCACAATAATTGGCTTTATCCCTGGGAGAAGAAGGGCAATCAGCTCGAAGACACGCTGCAAATTTGCAAGCTGCTTCTCGACGACGGTAAGGGGGTCGACGCGTTTCACATTTCGAGCGGCTCGACTTTCCCGCATCCTCGCAACCCCCCGGGCGACCTGCCGATGCGCACGCTGGCGCGATGGTACGAGGTCATGCTCTCGAAGGGAGCGCGCGCGCCGTTCAATTATGCGGTGTTCAACAATCCGCTCGGCGCGAAGCTGTTCCACTGGCTGTGGCTCTTCCGCCGCGGCCCGGTCGTGGAAGGCATCAACGCGGCCTATGCGCAGTATCTGCGGAGGGAAATCGTCGCGATCGACCCGAGCGTCAAAGTGCTCGTGACGGGTGGCTTCCAGCACGCTTCGCGCATCGCCGAGGTCATTCGCAACGAGAGCTGCGACGCGGTGACCATGGCGCGGCCCCTCATCGCCAACAACAACCTTCCCGAAATTTTAAAAACCGCGGACGGGCCGTCGCCGCAGAAGGCTTGCACCTATTGCAACAAGTGCCTGATCAACGATCTCGAGAATCCGCTCGGCTGCTATGAGGTCTCGCGCTTCGACGGCGACACCTTCGACGAGAAATGGGACAATTTGATCAAGGAGGTGATGAGCGTCTTCGCGCCGCCGACGTACACGAAATAA
- a CDS encoding SPFH domain-containing protein: MDHAATSTAVVFLLIFLAIAALALVIGSFFTVRTAEAAVIARFGKFLRIAEAGLNWKWPLIDAVVGRVSLRVNQIALTMETKTKDNVFVTIPISVQNRVRPASVYDAYYRLSNPDAQIKSYVEQVILGHVPGMTLDEVFASQSSIALAVKKELDADMAGFGYEIVNVLVTDIVPDAKVKSAMNDINAAQREQVAAAARGEAEKVLVVKKAEAEAESKALQGQGIANQRKAIIEGLQSSIEEFQKVVGTTSTLEVMQLVLITQYFDTLKSIGESDKTNTLFLSHSPGAVKEISEQLMQSMLAAEKAK; the protein is encoded by the coding sequence ATGGATCACGCCGCAACTTCGACCGCCGTCGTCTTTCTCCTGATTTTCCTAGCCATCGCAGCGCTGGCGCTCGTCATCGGCAGCTTCTTCACCGTGCGGACGGCGGAAGCCGCAGTCATCGCGCGTTTCGGCAAATTCCTGCGCATCGCCGAGGCGGGTCTCAACTGGAAATGGCCGCTCATTGACGCCGTCGTTGGGCGCGTGAGCCTGCGCGTCAATCAGATCGCGTTGACGATGGAGACGAAGACAAAAGACAATGTCTTCGTGACCATTCCGATCTCAGTGCAAAATCGGGTGAGGCCTGCGAGCGTCTACGACGCCTATTATCGGCTCTCCAATCCGGACGCGCAGATCAAATCCTATGTCGAGCAGGTGATCTTGGGCCATGTGCCCGGCATGACGCTCGACGAAGTCTTCGCCAGCCAGTCGAGCATCGCGCTTGCGGTGAAGAAGGAGCTCGACGCCGACATGGCGGGCTTCGGCTATGAGATCGTCAATGTGCTCGTCACCGACATCGTGCCGGACGCCAAGGTCAAATCGGCGATGAACGACATCAACGCGGCGCAGCGCGAGCAGGTCGCAGCCGCCGCGCGCGGCGAGGCGGAGAAGGTGCTTGTCGTCAAAAAGGCCGAGGCGGAGGCCGAGAGCAAGGCCTTGCAGGGCCAGGGCATCGCCAATCAGCGCAAGGCGATTATCGAGGGCTTGCAAAGCTCGATCGAGGAGTTTCAGAAGGTCGTCGGCACGACGTCGACGCTCGAGGTGATGCAGCTCGTGCTGATCACGCAATATTTCGACACGCTGAAGAGCATCGGCGAGAGCGACAAGACCAACACGCTCTTCCTGTCGCATTCGCCGGGAGCGGTGAAGGAGATTTCCGAGCAGCTCATGCAATCGATGCTCGCCGCGGAGAAGGCGAAATAG